The DNA window CTCGTCTTCACCGCCCGCGCGGCGGGGGTGGTCGTCGTCGCGGTGGCGGCCGTCACGCGAGCTTGCCCTCGACGTCGGCCTGCGCCCTCGCCAGCGCGTCTCGTACGGACCGGACGTTGTGCACGACGTCGTTGACCGCGGTCGACAGGGCGGTGTTGGCGATCGTGTCGTTCGGGTTCGTCACCGGGGGCTTCATCGTGGCGGACACCTCACTGAAGACCGTGTTGACGTTCTGGTTGGCGTAGAAGGGGTCGGGCTTGTTGATCCACGGCTCCTGCCAGGCCGTCTTCCAGGCGGGGTAGAGGTCGCGCTGGTACATCGCGTCGAGGCTCTCGGAGTCCTGCGTGACCCACTTGCAGAACTCCCAGGCGGCCAGCTGGTTGCGGCTGCTCTGCAGGACGCCGATGAAGTCGCCGCCGTAGTTGAACGCGCTGACCCCGTTCGTCGCCGGCGCGAGCGCGACGCCCCACTTGCCGGCGCTGTCCGGGGCGTACTGCGCCTTGATCAGGCCGCCGAACCAGTTGCCGGACAGGAACGTGACGATGTTGCCCGCGTTGATCGCGGCACCGCGTTCCTGGGAGGACATGTCCGGGGCGAGCAGGCCGTCCTTCTGCAGGCCGATCGCGAACTCGAGCGCGTCGACGACCACGTCGCTGTCGAGCTGCGGCTGGCCGCTCTCGTCGAAGTAGGAGACGCCGTTCTGGGCCTGCAGGACGCGGATCAGCGTGTCGGGGGCGTCGAGTAGCCAGCGTTCGCCCTTCTTGGCGACCTTGCGTCCCTGCTCGACGAAGGTCGGCCAGTCCTCGAGTGCCTCGTGGACGTCGTCGGGCTCGGTGGGAAGGCCGGCCTGTTCGAAGACGTCGCGGCGATAGAACATTCCGCCCGGGCCGGTGTTCTTAGGTAAGGCAAAGATTCGCCCAGAGTTCTGGTCGGCGACGTACTTCCAGGAGAAGTCGGCGTATTTGTCGGCGACTTCTCCGGCGTTGAACGGTGGTTTCTTGAGATCGACAAATCCCGGTTTGCTGGCGAAGTTCGAGACCGAAGTGATCTCGACCATCGCGACGTCCGGCCCGGAGCCGGAGACGAGTGCGCCGAGCACCTTGGTGTTGTAGCTTCCGCCGAACGCGCCGCTGAAGCCCTGGACGTTGACCTTGATCTTGGGAAACTTCCGCTCGAACGCGGGGATGGTCTCGAGGAACGTCCGGTCGTTGTCCGGCCAGGTCCACACCATGATCTCGCCCGTGCCGTCGCCGAGCGCCCCGTCCCGGGACAGACCACAGGCGGCGAGGAGAGCTCCCGCGGCAGTACCAGCCGCGGCACCAAGCAGGTGCCGGCGGGACAGGCCGCGGGGAGTCATCTTCCTCATCGAACCGGACATGGGATGACCTGGGAACCTCGATGACCGCATCAGGCCGGACTTGTGCAGGGGTGGCCACGCACCAGGGCGAGCATCGCGTGGATCCCGCGGGCGGTTCGTACCGATTGACTGGCCTGACAACTTGGCTTCCGAGGGCACGAAACCTAGATGTCGCGCAGCTAAACACCGAACGTCGAAGCGTTGGCGATTTGTCCGATTCAACCACTTTCAAACGTTCCAGAATCGCTTCACCTGTCGGGTGGCCTGACCACTTTTCGGGGCCTGTTACGGAACAGTGATTGAACAGCTTGGAATTCGCTGCGTAATTTCCTGGAAATTGAACCTGAGACCGCAAATACTGGCCTCTCCAAGGAAACGTCCCGGGCCCGTCCTACGTCTATCAGACATGACAGACCCACCACGGGACGGTCCGATCGGAACCCGCTGGATAAGGACCCACCGGCACCCAAAGATGTGCGCCGCGGCGGAGGTCGCGACCTTAAGGGGTGCACCATGAGGGAGAGGTATACGTTCGAAATCTCGACACGGGACCTGGAAGGTCTCTGGAAGGTCGTCGTTCGGCAGGACGAGACCTTCATGCGGAACCCGGACGACATCGCCAGAGCACTGGTCGAGCGGTGGATCATCGGGAACCGACGTCAACTGACCGGCGGTGAGCGGATCATCGTCCGGCACCCGAACGCCGACCAGCGGCGCGGGGATCTGCACATGAAGGTGCGGGTCCGCGTGTTCAAGGGCGGCCTCGACTCCCACTCGCCTGGCCCGGTGGCGATCGCCTACCTCGGGCACAACGAGCGCGACTATCCGACCGCCAGACCGGTCGGACCTCGCAGCCGGCTGCTGAGCCGGCTTCGACTCCCGCGGCAGCGGACGGGTTCTCCGACCGACAGCGTGGCCGCGTAGAGCACCACCAGTACGTATCTTCGAGCGCCGCCGAGCTGAGGGGCTGGGGGAAATCGGCGGCGCTCCCGGCGACCGGGCTCGCCGGGCTTTCTGCTTTCCGGTGTCAGAAACCGGCCGCTAAACACGCTCCGGCATGTGATCAACTTGGCCCGCTTCCTCGAATCCGTGGCTACGTTTGAAGCCATGGTCATGGAATCGTT is part of the Tenggerimyces flavus genome and encodes:
- a CDS encoding ABC transporter substrate-binding protein, with product MTPRGLSRRHLLGAAAGTAAGALLAACGLSRDGALGDGTGEIMVWTWPDNDRTFLETIPAFERKFPKIKVNVQGFSGAFGGSYNTKVLGALVSGSGPDVAMVEITSVSNFASKPGFVDLKKPPFNAGEVADKYADFSWKYVADQNSGRIFALPKNTGPGGMFYRRDVFEQAGLPTEPDDVHEALEDWPTFVEQGRKVAKKGERWLLDAPDTLIRVLQAQNGVSYFDESGQPQLDSDVVVDALEFAIGLQKDGLLAPDMSSQERGAAINAGNIVTFLSGNWFGGLIKAQYAPDSAGKWGVALAPATNGVSAFNYGGDFIGVLQSSRNQLAAWEFCKWVTQDSESLDAMYQRDLYPAWKTAWQEPWINKPDPFYANQNVNTVFSEVSATMKPPVTNPNDTIANTALSTAVNDVVHNVRSVRDALARAQADVEGKLA